The Neobacillus sp. PS3-34 genome has a window encoding:
- a CDS encoding CD3072 family TudS-related putative desulfidase, with protein MQRSKQILLVSHCIINQNTVIEAEARALGAIPSVMEWAIEKGFGIVQLPCPEFTFLGLERPPMTYEEYDNKKYRDHCRKILEPFVFQLKDYIKNGYNIAGTVGIQSSPSCDPGRGVFMEELKSLLTENQIKIETFWHLPNTEDAIFDSNLHKAD; from the coding sequence ATGCAGCGTAGTAAACAAATACTTCTAGTTTCACATTGTATTATCAATCAGAACACTGTGATAGAAGCAGAAGCAAGAGCTCTTGGAGCAATCCCCTCTGTCATGGAATGGGCAATAGAAAAAGGTTTTGGGATTGTACAGCTGCCATGTCCTGAGTTTACATTTCTTGGTCTTGAACGCCCACCTATGACCTATGAAGAATATGACAATAAGAAGTATAGAGATCATTGTCGTAAAATACTCGAACCTTTTGTATTCCAACTGAAAGATTATATTAAAAATGGCTATAATATAGCCGGTACTGTCGGCATTCAGAGCAGCCCTTCCTGCGACCCTGGACGTGGCGTTTTTATGGAAGAGCTGAAGTCGCTGCTGACAGAAAATCAAATTAAGATAGAAACCTTTTGGCATCTTCCTAATACAGAAGACGCCATATTTGATAGCAATCTTCACAAAGCGGATTAA
- the proC gene encoding pyrroline-5-carboxylate reductase: MRKIGFIGCGKMARAMIEGIIKSEVTGPENIMASARTGETLQKVQGDLNILTSIDNREVALFADILILAVKPDLHSQVIEEIKKVVKENVIIVTIAAGIALGDIEGFFGRNVKAVRTMPNTPSFVGEGMTALCPNASLTQTDLAEVTLLFNSFGKTEILEERLMDAVPAISGSSPAYVYMMIEAMADGGVRLGIPREKAYSLAAQAVLGAAKMVLESGAHPGSLKDNVCTPGGATIEAVASLEKNQFRGALLEAMDNCYKKTVDLSNSKK; this comes from the coding sequence ATGAGGAAAATAGGATTTATAGGCTGTGGAAAAATGGCTAGGGCAATGATAGAAGGCATAATAAAATCTGAGGTAACTGGACCGGAAAATATTATGGCCAGTGCAAGAACCGGCGAAACTCTTCAAAAAGTACAAGGGGACTTAAATATATTAACATCTATTGATAATAGGGAAGTAGCCCTCTTTGCAGATATTCTCATTCTGGCCGTTAAACCAGACCTACATAGCCAAGTGATTGAGGAAATAAAAAAAGTCGTCAAAGAAAATGTCATCATAGTGACTATCGCGGCTGGGATTGCTTTGGGTGATATTGAAGGTTTTTTTGGACGCAATGTAAAAGCGGTGCGGACCATGCCTAATACACCTTCATTTGTTGGGGAAGGAATGACTGCCCTTTGTCCAAATGCTTCTCTTACACAAACAGATCTTGCTGAAGTAACTCTTTTGTTCAACAGTTTCGGTAAAACAGAAATTCTGGAAGAGAGGCTTATGGATGCTGTCCCTGCCATCAGCGGCTCTTCCCCGGCATATGTATACATGATGATTGAAGCAATGGCTGATGGTGGAGTGCGCCTCGGCATACCGAGAGAAAAGGCTTACAGCCTGGCTGCACAGGCTGTTTTAGGAGCCGCCAAAATGGTTCTGGAAAGCGGTGCCCATCCCGGTTCATTGAAGGATAATGTCTGCACACCGGGAGGAGCAACAATTGAAGCTGTCGCCTCGCTTGAAAAAAATCAATTTAGAGGTGCATTGCTGGAAGCAATGGATAACTGCTATAAAAAAACTGTAGACCTTTCTAATTCAAAGAAATAA
- a CDS encoding ATP-binding protein, whose protein sequence is MKINDYLKRSLSRQFVALMGTFLFVFVIGSAILLFSIHTLNQSYYSQRTELRTKELIIREIKEDFDQAFFDARGYLALKNPALKKRSLSEEKQIRALIKKYNQLDSSKEDKLLGKKLSEFTDYYFVKTLPLAFRDFENGNMDAVIKTANTEATAKVSSFQNSLQAYLKVVNQNLDNNFKRLIKLQTFIQSGFLVFIMVILLMVFRIIRIIFRKVGQPLSQFTEAANDIASGTHMASIVIGAGREDEIGILSQAFSKMARKIQEKEEDLMAQNEELLAQQDELQAQQLELEEALETRKQNEEKLKNRNLLINQISNSLDKQDVLESIVANMCKIIDAEKGIIALYPDKSNGSYGVSESGIKQFLHHMDSGLYERLSAVKEPFTIRRELTSHEKGYHEGDFYCHDLYLPVLSTGDDVAAVMVFTRYGYQFEQSSLDEYMALAKNIGISLDKISLYEKSEEDRKRNQDILDTIKEGIQLINSNGTILQINDQLCEMFNEKDISLIGMGWEEWTARMAEFVEEKEFSLFLQKAIHPDVETFHSENTFIYRLKDGKKIIKVYSEVLFKGEEKLGTVLVHRDITKEYEVDQIKSEFVSTVSHELRTPLASILGFTELMLNRELKPERQKKYLSTIFNEAKRLTALINDFLDVQRMEAGKLTYEKKYIELKPILEKVIELQKINAEQHDITLESCVSNPLILGDRTKIEQVFTNLINNAIKYSPVGGKIKILVYLTNDSVKIDVKDNGLGIPKDSLDKLFTKFYRVDNSDRRRIGGTGLGLAIVQEIMKAHDGKVSVESEYGKGSTFTVSFPTVQGRDDFMEQEKGKEQADRYQIMVVEDDISLAGLMIQELQESGFSVSAFKRGKEALDYMKHEIPDSLVLDIMLEDNEMDGWSLMKEMKQDRRLQHIPIIISSALDDKEKGFSLGAKEYLVKPYETSQLSKAIMQTLLKVGKIGQILVPQNEDSVKKV, encoded by the coding sequence ATGAAAATTAATGACTATCTAAAAAGAAGTCTTTCCAGGCAATTTGTTGCCCTTATGGGGACTTTTCTATTTGTTTTTGTAATAGGGTCCGCAATCTTATTATTTTCGATTCATACTCTTAATCAGTCCTATTATTCCCAAAGGACGGAGTTGAGAACAAAGGAGCTAATTATTCGAGAAATTAAAGAAGATTTTGATCAGGCATTCTTTGATGCAAGAGGATACCTGGCGTTAAAGAACCCTGCATTAAAGAAACGCTCTCTTTCAGAAGAAAAGCAAATCAGGGCTTTGATTAAAAAATATAATCAGTTGGATTCTTCTAAAGAGGACAAGCTTTTAGGGAAGAAATTATCCGAGTTTACTGATTATTATTTTGTTAAGACTTTGCCCTTAGCATTCCGTGATTTTGAAAATGGAAACATGGATGCTGTGATTAAAACGGCCAATACGGAGGCTACAGCAAAAGTTAGCAGCTTCCAAAATAGCCTGCAAGCATATTTGAAGGTTGTAAATCAGAACCTGGACAATAACTTTAAACGTTTAATTAAACTTCAAACGTTTATACAAAGTGGTTTTCTTGTGTTTATTATGGTTATTCTTTTAATGGTATTTAGGATTATCCGAATCATATTCCGTAAGGTGGGGCAGCCGCTGTCACAATTTACCGAGGCAGCAAATGATATTGCAAGCGGTACTCATATGGCATCTATCGTGATAGGGGCTGGCCGGGAAGACGAAATAGGCATCCTATCCCAGGCTTTCAGTAAAATGGCAAGGAAGATTCAGGAAAAAGAAGAAGACTTAATGGCACAGAATGAAGAGCTGCTTGCCCAGCAGGACGAACTCCAGGCGCAGCAGCTCGAATTGGAAGAAGCATTGGAGACTCGGAAGCAAAATGAGGAGAAATTAAAGAACCGGAATTTGCTAATTAATCAAATTTCCAATTCCCTTGATAAACAGGATGTCTTAGAGAGCATTGTAGCCAATATGTGCAAAATAATTGATGCCGAAAAAGGAATTATTGCGCTTTATCCCGATAAGTCGAACGGTTCATACGGTGTGTCTGAAAGCGGAATTAAACAATTTCTCCATCACATGGATAGCGGCCTGTATGAACGTCTTTCTGCTGTAAAAGAACCATTTACGATAAGAAGAGAACTAACCTCACATGAAAAGGGATACCATGAAGGTGATTTTTACTGCCATGACCTTTACCTGCCCGTTTTATCAACAGGTGACGATGTGGCTGCTGTAATGGTATTTACCCGTTACGGATATCAATTCGAGCAATCGAGCCTCGATGAGTACATGGCCCTGGCGAAAAATATTGGTATATCACTTGATAAAATCTCTCTTTATGAAAAATCAGAAGAGGACCGTAAAAGGAATCAGGATATTCTGGATACGATTAAGGAAGGTATCCAGCTAATCAATTCAAATGGAACGATTTTACAAATCAATGATCAATTATGCGAAATGTTTAATGAGAAAGATATATCATTAATTGGCATGGGATGGGAAGAATGGACAGCCCGCATGGCAGAATTCGTTGAGGAAAAAGAGTTCAGCCTTTTTCTCCAAAAAGCTATCCATCCTGATGTAGAAACATTTCACAGCGAAAATACGTTTATTTACAGGCTGAAGGACGGGAAAAAAATAATTAAAGTCTATAGCGAGGTTTTATTTAAAGGTGAAGAAAAGCTGGGAACGGTTTTGGTACATCGTGATATTACAAAAGAATATGAAGTGGACCAAATCAAATCGGAATTTGTCAGTACTGTAAGTCATGAGCTGAGGACTCCGCTTGCGAGTATTCTTGGCTTCACTGAGCTAATGCTCAATCGTGAATTAAAGCCTGAACGACAAAAGAAATACCTATCCACCATCTTTAATGAGGCGAAGCGGCTAACTGCTCTAATAAATGATTTTCTGGATGTACAGAGAATGGAAGCCGGCAAACTTACTTATGAGAAGAAATATATTGAATTAAAACCGATACTTGAAAAAGTCATTGAACTGCAAAAGATAAACGCCGAACAGCATGATATCACACTTGAATCTTGCGTTTCCAATCCGCTTATTCTAGGAGACCGAACAAAAATCGAGCAGGTATTTACCAACCTGATTAATAATGCCATTAAATATTCTCCAGTAGGCGGCAAGATCAAAATTCTTGTATACCTAACAAATGATTCAGTGAAAATCGATGTGAAAGATAATGGATTAGGGATTCCTAAAGATTCTTTAGACAAGCTTTTCACTAAATTTTATCGTGTAGATAATTCCGACCGAAGAAGAATAGGTGGAACGGGACTTGGTTTAGCCATCGTCCAGGAGATAATGAAAGCGCATGATGGAAAGGTTTCCGTGGAATCCGAGTATGGTAAAGGCAGTACATTTACGGTTTCATTCCCGACAGTACAAGGAAGAGATGACTTTATGGAACAGGAGAAAGGTAAAGAGCAAGCCGACCGATATCAAATTATGGTAGTTGAAGATGATATAAGCCTTGCTGGTCTAATGATTCAGGAATTGCAGGAGAGCGGATTCAGTGTGTCAGCTTTTAAAAGAGGAAAGGAAGCGCTGGATTACATGAAGCATGAAATACCGGATTCACTAGTGCTGGACATCATGCTGGAAGACAATGAAATGGATGGTTGGAGCTTAATGAAGGAAATGAAGCAGGATAGAAGGCTTCAGCATATTCCAATCATTATTTCCTCGGCTCTCGATGATAAAGAAAAAGGTTTTTCTTTAGGGGCAAAGGAATATTTAGTGAAGCCATACGAAACAAGCCAGCTGTCCAAAGCAATTATGCAGACTCTATTAAAGGTTGGAAAGATTGGCCAAATTCTTGTGCCACAAAATGAAGACAGTGTAAAGAAAGTATGA
- a CDS encoding cytidine deaminase, giving the protein MEEKALIKEANKAREFAYVPYSNFKVGAALVAKDGEIFHGCNIENAAYGMTNCAERTALFKAYSVGVTQFEKLVVVADTDRPVPPCGACRQVISELCAPDMEVVLTNLKGDIQRIRVEELLPGAFSPKDLNK; this is encoded by the coding sequence ATGGAAGAAAAGGCACTTATTAAAGAAGCAAATAAAGCAAGAGAATTTGCATATGTCCCGTATTCTAATTTTAAGGTAGGGGCAGCGCTTGTTGCCAAAGATGGAGAGATTTTTCATGGCTGCAATATTGAAAATGCAGCATATGGTATGACAAACTGTGCAGAACGTACAGCATTGTTTAAAGCCTATTCAGTGGGTGTTACTCAATTTGAAAAATTGGTAGTGGTTGCTGATACCGATCGTCCAGTTCCCCCGTGCGGTGCTTGCCGTCAGGTGATTTCAGAACTTTGTGCACCTGATATGGAGGTTGTTCTTACAAACTTAAAAGGCGATATCCAAAGAATTCGTGTTGAAGAGCTGCTGCCAGGAGCGTTTTCACCAAAGGATTTAAATAAATAA
- a CDS encoding CD3073 family putative ECF transporter S component, with amino-acid sequence MVENPASFLDTIGTVLISVLFGPWWGSLTGLLTNAVMGVTTEPSAVFFGLVNVAIAIVTGIIARKFDFKKWYVALSTGFLLSIIAPLIGTPIAVALFGGLNGSGMDLVVLWARSAGESIFASTFISRITGNFVDKILTCLMIMFLLNRIPGVKKIYTQKKDSNHAA; translated from the coding sequence ATGGTTGAAAATCCCGCTTCTTTTTTAGATACGATTGGAACAGTGTTAATTTCCGTTTTATTTGGTCCTTGGTGGGGCTCACTTACAGGCTTACTTACCAACGCTGTAATGGGAGTGACAACAGAACCTTCAGCAGTATTTTTTGGTCTTGTCAATGTAGCTATTGCTATCGTAACAGGGATTATCGCCCGAAAATTTGATTTCAAAAAATGGTATGTTGCACTGTCAACCGGTTTCTTGCTCTCAATTATCGCTCCACTTATTGGTACTCCTATTGCAGTCGCACTGTTTGGGGGTCTTAATGGCAGCGGAATGGATTTAGTTGTCTTATGGGCGCGGTCTGCTGGAGAAAGCATATTTGCTTCTACTTTCATTTCTAGAATAACAGGAAATTTTGTAGATAAAATTCTTACCTGCCTAATGATCATGTTTTTATTAAATAGAATACCTGGTGTCAAAAAAATTTACACACAAAAGAAAGATTCTAATCATGCAGCGTAG
- a CDS encoding diguanylate cyclase yields MNFNKYKNLLFKKIKDQISGWFENRDNKLIANSDVYLFLHSVKGTAGTLQLGGLYQISSNLMDQLSESDSQWNREELWDFLYELISHTYEYENFEEDEKVKVQPARDNVPLIQIIDDDVSMLILLKDTLEEKGWMVITNTKAEKAVSQYFDLHPDCVIIDVNLPNKNGFEVIEDLQKHNNRQFVPKIMMSILNDRETRINAYRKGADDFIQKPVDMEELIVRLERHLHRKQIYDQSVLLDELTKLYNRQFFKTVFERSINDLKRLTKTFTIAVLDIDHFKAINDTFGHLAGDKVLFSFATFLKEQTRTTDSVFRYGGEEFIILFEHTENQQAVEIVSRLLDDFSQRTFNENGHTFNATFSAGVYSVDTPETSLDVAFKAADQALYKAKENGRARVESANCSLPTIKKQPLYVSIIDDDAIIRTMLMRILQSMDLRNYELNIMVFEDGRKFFDSNRFEQEGEHFLILDGVMPVMDGVEVLQKVKKSPNAKNALVLMLTGRKSEYDIARALKLGADDYVTKPFSITELQARIERLIQRMS; encoded by the coding sequence ATGAACTTTAATAAATATAAGAATTTGCTTTTTAAAAAAATAAAAGATCAAATATCTGGATGGTTTGAAAATAGAGACAACAAACTGATTGCAAATTCGGATGTGTATCTCTTTTTACACTCCGTAAAGGGGACGGCTGGAACTCTTCAACTGGGGGGACTTTATCAAATTTCCTCTAATCTGATGGACCAATTATCCGAATCTGACAGCCAATGGAATAGGGAAGAACTCTGGGACTTTTTATACGAATTGATCAGTCATACTTATGAATACGAGAACTTTGAAGAAGACGAAAAGGTAAAAGTACAGCCTGCAAGGGATAATGTTCCTCTTATCCAGATCATTGACGATGATGTTTCAATGCTGATTTTATTGAAGGACACTCTTGAAGAAAAAGGGTGGATGGTTATTACTAATACGAAGGCTGAGAAAGCAGTTAGCCAATATTTTGATTTACATCCGGATTGCGTGATCATTGATGTTAATTTGCCGAATAAAAACGGTTTTGAGGTTATTGAGGATCTGCAAAAACACAATAATCGGCAATTTGTTCCTAAAATCATGATGAGTATATTAAATGATAGGGAAACCCGGATAAATGCCTACAGGAAGGGTGCAGATGATTTTATTCAAAAGCCAGTCGATATGGAAGAACTGATTGTTCGCCTTGAACGTCATCTCCATCGGAAGCAAATCTATGATCAGTCCGTACTGCTAGATGAATTGACCAAATTGTATAATCGGCAGTTCTTTAAGACCGTTTTTGAAAGAAGTATTAATGATCTTAAGCGTTTAACAAAAACGTTTACAATCGCTGTCCTCGATATTGATCATTTTAAGGCTATAAATGATACCTTTGGACACCTTGCAGGTGATAAAGTTCTTTTTTCATTTGCTACTTTTTTAAAAGAACAAACACGAACCACGGATAGTGTTTTTAGATATGGCGGCGAGGAGTTTATCATTCTTTTTGAGCATACTGAAAACCAGCAGGCTGTTGAAATTGTATCGCGGCTTTTGGATGATTTTTCTCAAAGAACATTTAATGAAAATGGGCATACCTTCAATGCGACTTTTTCTGCAGGGGTATATTCCGTTGATACGCCCGAGACTTCGCTGGATGTCGCCTTTAAGGCTGCGGATCAAGCTTTATATAAGGCAAAGGAAAATGGCAGGGCGAGGGTAGAAAGTGCGAATTGTTCTTTGCCGACTATCAAAAAGCAGCCTCTTTACGTGTCCATTATAGATGATGATGCTATTATCCGGACGATGCTAATGAGAATTCTTCAGTCCATGGATCTCAGGAATTATGAATTAAACATAATGGTATTCGAGGATGGAAGGAAATTTTTTGATTCAAACCGTTTTGAACAAGAAGGAGAGCATTTTCTTATACTTGACGGGGTGATGCCTGTAATGGATGGCGTTGAAGTTCTGCAAAAAGTGAAGAAATCTCCTAATGCAAAAAATGCTCTCGTCCTTATGCTTACTGGCAGAAAGAGTGAGTATGATATTGCACGAGCCCTGAAGCTGGGTGCAGACGACTATGTTACGAAGCCATTTAGTATCACCGAGCTGCAGGCAAGAATTGAACGATTAATCCAGAGGATGTCCTGA
- the aspA gene encoding aspartate ammonia-lyase, whose product MGMSTEYRIEKDFLGEKQVPIQAYYGVQTLRAVENFPITGYQIEKSLIKAMAIVKKAAAIANNSIGQLEEKVASAIILAADEVIEGKWHEQFIVDPIQGGAGTSINMNTNEVIANRALELIGQPMGNYHAISPNSHVNMAQSTNDAFPTAIHISVLSSLEVLLEVMEKLHQAFEQKAIEFNDVIKMGRTHLQDAVPIRLGQEFEAYARVLKRDIERVRHSRENLYEVNMGATAVGTGLNADPHYIEKVVESLAEISGFPLKKAEHLVDATQNTDCYLEVSSALKVCMMNMSKVANDLRLMASGPRTGLGEIILPARQPGSSIMPGKVNPVMAEVLNQVAFQVIGNDHTICLASEAGQFELNVMEPVLVFNLLQSIKIMTNVFTVFRMHCLEGIEANRERMENYVNNSVGIITAINPHVGYETAAAIAKEAIETGKSVRELCLEKKVLTEVELDIILHPYEMTDPGIAGKELIKNKTLLEV is encoded by the coding sequence ATGGGTATGAGTACCGAATACAGAATAGAAAAAGACTTTTTAGGTGAAAAACAAGTTCCAATTCAAGCTTACTATGGTGTGCAAACTCTAAGGGCAGTTGAAAACTTTCCAATAACAGGCTATCAGATAGAAAAAAGTCTAATAAAGGCTATGGCAATTGTAAAGAAGGCAGCAGCTATTGCAAATAATTCAATCGGTCAGCTTGAAGAGAAGGTTGCAAGCGCTATCATTTTGGCGGCTGATGAAGTGATCGAAGGAAAATGGCATGAACAATTTATTGTCGACCCCATACAGGGCGGAGCAGGAACTTCCATAAACATGAATACAAATGAGGTCATTGCAAATCGCGCTCTTGAATTAATTGGCCAGCCGATGGGAAACTATCATGCAATTAGTCCAAACTCCCATGTTAATATGGCGCAATCAACAAATGATGCTTTCCCAACTGCTATCCATATTTCTGTCCTTTCCTCTCTTGAAGTTTTATTAGAGGTTATGGAAAAGCTTCATCAAGCCTTTGAACAAAAAGCAATTGAATTTAATGATGTAATCAAGATGGGCAGGACACATCTCCAGGATGCAGTACCAATCCGCCTGGGACAGGAATTTGAAGCATATGCCAGAGTCCTAAAAAGAGATATTGAAAGAGTCCGGCATTCTAGGGAAAATCTTTATGAAGTAAACATGGGTGCAACTGCTGTCGGTACAGGGCTGAACGCAGATCCTCACTATATAGAAAAAGTGGTGGAAAGCCTTGCCGAAATAAGCGGCTTTCCGTTGAAGAAGGCAGAACATTTAGTGGATGCCACACAAAACACTGACTGCTATTTAGAAGTATCTTCTGCTTTAAAGGTTTGCATGATGAATATGTCAAAGGTCGCAAACGACTTGCGGCTAATGGCTTCAGGACCCCGCACAGGGTTAGGGGAAATAATTCTTCCTGCACGCCAGCCAGGATCATCCATTATGCCTGGTAAGGTTAACCCAGTAATGGCTGAGGTTTTAAATCAGGTAGCATTTCAGGTGATTGGCAATGACCATACGATTTGCCTTGCCTCTGAGGCGGGCCAATTTGAACTTAATGTTATGGAGCCGGTATTAGTCTTTAATCTGCTTCAATCCATTAAAATCATGACGAATGTATTTACCGTTTTCCGCATGCATTGCCTAGAAGGCATAGAAGCCAATCGGGAGAGAATGGAGAACTATGTAAACAATAGTGTCGGAATTATAACCGCAATCAATCCCCATGTTGGCTATGAAACGGCAGCTGCTATCGCCAAAGAAGCAATTGAAACAGGTAAATCGGTTAGAGAGCTATGCCTTGAAAAAAAGGTACTAACAGAAGTGGAATTGGACATCATTCTGCATCCCTATGAAATGACGGATCCTGGAATTGCAGGGAAAGAGCTAATCAAGAATAAGACTTTGCTGGAAGTATAA
- a CDS encoding YitT family protein: protein MIEKTGAVLFGSILLSFGVNGFLVPHHLLDGGVIGIGLILHYFYGLPTGLSIIVLSLPLYALAWFFERRYFYYSLHGLIISSFCIDLFSFLDGRFLLGILPSTIIGGFLVGIGIGLMLRYETSTGGTDLLAQLLTKLTSVNVGIIIFLIDGIVIISGIEVVGLEKFFYSFITILCVGLMTSLTAARRTEAV from the coding sequence ATTATAGAAAAAACAGGAGCTGTTCTGTTCGGGAGTATTCTTTTAAGCTTTGGTGTAAATGGATTTTTAGTCCCACATCATTTGCTTGATGGCGGAGTCATTGGTATAGGTTTAATTCTTCATTATTTTTATGGACTGCCAACAGGCCTTAGTATCATTGTGCTTAGTCTGCCGCTTTACGCTTTAGCCTGGTTTTTTGAACGGCGCTATTTTTATTACAGCCTTCATGGGCTGATTATCTCTTCCTTTTGCATTGATTTATTTTCCTTTTTAGATGGGAGATTTCTGCTTGGTATATTGCCGAGTACGATAATAGGGGGTTTTCTTGTTGGAATTGGGATTGGATTGATGCTTCGCTACGAAACAAGCACTGGGGGAACAGATTTACTTGCGCAATTGCTGACGAAATTAACTTCTGTCAACGTTGGAATAATCATTTTTCTAATTGATGGAATAGTGATTATCAGCGGTATTGAAGTGGTCGGTCTTGAAAAGTTTTTCTACTCGTTTATTACGATTCTTTGTGTAGGTTTAATGACCTCCCTGACTGCAGCAAGAAGGACAGAGGCAGTTTGA
- a CDS encoding response regulator, giving the protein MKRILLAEDEEILRMLITDTLEDEDYVVDEAADGQEALNLIIKNEYDLIILDYMMPVFTGLEIIEKVRSDQANQEIQILMLSAKSQKFEQEKILQAGANHFMAKPFSPLDLLEKIEEILNEN; this is encoded by the coding sequence ATGAAAAGAATTTTGTTGGCAGAGGACGAGGAAATATTAAGAATGCTTATCACGGATACACTTGAAGATGAAGATTACGTTGTAGATGAAGCGGCAGATGGACAGGAAGCGTTAAATCTAATTATCAAAAATGAATATGATTTGATTATTCTGGATTATATGATGCCAGTATTTACTGGCCTTGAAATCATTGAAAAAGTAAGGTCTGACCAGGCAAATCAGGAAATTCAAATTTTAATGCTATCAGCAAAAAGCCAAAAGTTTGAACAGGAAAAAATCCTCCAGGCAGGGGCAAATCATTTTATGGCAAAGCCATTTAGCCCTTTGGATCTTTTAGAAAAAATAGAGGAAATTCTCAATGAAAATTAA
- a CDS encoding aldo/keto reductase family oxidoreductase has protein sequence MERVKMAEDLSFSRIVHGLWRLAEWDMSAEETVSLIEQCLELGITTFDHADIYGDYTCESLFGKALELDPTLRDKMQIVTKCGIKLLSSKFPERSVKRYDTSREHIIMSAEQSLNNLKTDFIDVLLIHRPDPYMNPEEVAEAFSILKQQGKVKYFGVSNFTPSQINMLQSYLDFPLVTNQVEISAMHVDTFQDGTIEHCLENRIAPMAWSPLAGGKIFSWDHLDTAELRRVLTEVGEETGVDSVDKLMYAWLLNHPARIIPIVGSGKIERITAAAESVKIKLSREQWFKIWIASIGHDVA, from the coding sequence GTGGAAAGAGTGAAAATGGCTGAAGATTTATCCTTTTCTCGAATTGTGCATGGACTGTGGCGCCTGGCTGAGTGGGATATGTCAGCGGAAGAGACTGTAAGCCTCATAGAGCAATGCTTGGAGCTGGGAATTACAACCTTCGACCATGCGGATATATATGGAGATTATACGTGTGAGAGCTTGTTTGGGAAGGCACTTGAGCTGGACCCGACTTTAAGGGACAAGATGCAGATTGTCACCAAATGCGGAATAAAATTATTATCTTCCAAATTTCCAGAACGCAGCGTGAAGCGTTATGATACAAGCCGTGAACATATTATTATGTCTGCAGAACAATCACTGAATAATTTAAAAACAGATTTTATTGATGTCCTTTTAATCCATCGTCCGGATCCATATATGAATCCTGAAGAAGTTGCTGAAGCATTTTCAATCCTAAAACAACAAGGAAAAGTTAAGTATTTCGGTGTTTCAAATTTTACTCCTTCACAAATTAACATGCTACAAAGTTATTTGGATTTTCCACTTGTAACAAATCAGGTAGAAATATCTGCTATGCATGTTGATACTTTTCAGGATGGGACGATAGAGCATTGCCTGGAGAACAGGATTGCCCCGATGGCATGGTCGCCTTTAGCGGGCGGTAAAATCTTCTCTTGGGACCATTTAGATACAGCAGAGCTTCGCCGTGTTCTGACAGAGGTTGGGGAAGAGACAGGGGTTGATTCCGTTGACAAGCTCATGTATGCTTGGCTGCTAAATCATCCCGCACGAATCATACCAATAGTTGGATCTGGGAAAATTGAACGGATCACAGCCGCTGCAGAATCAGTAAAAATAAAATTGTCACGTGAGCAATGGTTCAAAATTTGGATTGCATCAATTGGCCATGATGTAGCATAA
- a CDS encoding DUF1427 family protein, translating to MKEVILALVSGLVVGMLFKFLKLPLPAPPVFSAVMGVFGVYFGGVVFDWIAKYFQS from the coding sequence ATGAAAGAAGTTATATTAGCTTTAGTTTCAGGTCTGGTTGTAGGCATGTTGTTTAAATTTTTAAAACTGCCATTACCTGCTCCACCTGTATTTTCTGCTGTTATGGGCGTATTTGGCGTTTATTTTGGCGGAGTTGTCTTTGATTGGATCGCGAAATATTTCCAAAGTTAA